The proteins below come from a single Oncorhynchus kisutch isolate 150728-3 unplaced genomic scaffold, Okis_V2 scaffold975, whole genome shotgun sequence genomic window:
- the LOC116363965 gene encoding ubiquitin-like protein 5 — protein MIEVVCNDRLGKKVRVKCNSEDTIGDLKKLIAAQTGTRWDKIVLKKWYTIFKDHVSLGDYEIHDGQNLELYYQ, from the exons ATGATTGAGGTGGTTTGCAATGACCGGCTGGGCAAGAAGGTCCGGGTGAAGTGCAA CTCAGAAGACACTATAGGAGACCTGAAGAAGCTCATCGCTGCCCAGACAGGCACACGGTGGGACAAGATCGTACTCAAGAAATG GTACACCATATTCAAGGACCACGTGTCTCTGGGAGACT ATGAGATCCATGATGGACAGAACCTGGAGCTGTACTACCAGTAG
- the LOC109882048 gene encoding peptidyl-prolyl cis-trans isomerase NIMA-interacting 1 isoform X1 → MADAEDEKLPSGWEKRMSRSSSRVYYFNHITNASQWERPVGSGDGSGEPDKVRCSHLLVKHSQSRRPSSWREENITRSKEEALDLIQKYIEQMQSGEEEFEALASQFSDCSSARNGGDLGLFGRGQMQKPFEDASFALKVGDMSGPVFTDSGVHVILRTG, encoded by the exons ATGGCAGACGCCGAGGACGAGAAGCTACCGTCCGGGTGGGAAAAGCGGATGAGCCGCAGTTCCA GTAGAGTGTACTACTTTAACCACATCACCAATGCCAGCCAGTGGGAGCGTCCGGTGGGGTCAG GTGATGGGAGTGGCGAGCCAGACAAGGTGCGTTGTTCCCACCTCCTGGTGAAGCACAGCCAATCGCGTCGCCCGTCCtcctggagagaggagaacatCACGCGCTCCAAAGAGGAGGCCCTCGACCTCATACAAA AGTACATAGAGCAGATGcagtcaggagaggaggagtTTGAGGCTTTGGCCTCTCAGTTCAGTGACTGCAGCTCCGCACGCAATGGAGGAGACCTGGGACTGTTCggcagag gtcagATGCAGAAGCCCTTTGAGGATGCGTCCTTCGCTCTGAAGGTGGGAGACATGAGTGGTCCGGTGTTCACCGATTCTGGAGTTCACGTCATCCTTCGCACGGGATAG
- the LOC109882048 gene encoding peptidyl-prolyl cis-trans isomerase NIMA-interacting 1 isoform X2 gives MADAEDEKLPSGWEKRMSRSSSDGSGEPDKVRCSHLLVKHSQSRRPSSWREENITRSKEEALDLIQKYIEQMQSGEEEFEALASQFSDCSSARNGGDLGLFGRGQMQKPFEDASFALKVGDMSGPVFTDSGVHVILRTG, from the exons ATGGCAGACGCCGAGGACGAGAAGCTACCGTCCGGGTGGGAAAAGCGGATGAGCCGCAGTTCCA GTGATGGGAGTGGCGAGCCAGACAAGGTGCGTTGTTCCCACCTCCTGGTGAAGCACAGCCAATCGCGTCGCCCGTCCtcctggagagaggagaacatCACGCGCTCCAAAGAGGAGGCCCTCGACCTCATACAAA AGTACATAGAGCAGATGcagtcaggagaggaggagtTTGAGGCTTTGGCCTCTCAGTTCAGTGACTGCAGCTCCGCACGCAATGGAGGAGACCTGGGACTGTTCggcagag gtcagATGCAGAAGCCCTTTGAGGATGCGTCCTTCGCTCTGAAGGTGGGAGACATGAGTGGTCCGGTGTTCACCGATTCTGGAGTTCACGTCATCCTTCGCACGGGATAG